The following proteins come from a genomic window of Coffea arabica cultivar ET-39 chromosome 11c, Coffea Arabica ET-39 HiFi, whole genome shotgun sequence:
- the LOC113715394 gene encoding CLAVATA3/ESR (CLE)-related protein 45: MAISMRRTFVVLIYLGLLAAHPEYVFGLRSIDIELRWSREDHPIMQKDQRMLKEVVTNGLKAEKRTAPVNKKTDPFQSSKRQVGRGSDPIHNRS; this comes from the coding sequence ATGGCCATTAGCATGCGGAGGACTTTTGTAGTCCTCATCTATCTAGGATTATTAGCAGCTCATCCGGAATATGTTTTTGGTTTGAGAAGTATAGACATCGAATTGAGATGGAGCAGAGAAGATCATCCGATCATGCAGAAGGATCAGCGGATGCTCAAGGAAGTAGTCACAAACGGGTTAAAAGCTGAAAAGAGAACAGCACCTGTAAACAAGAAAACTGATCCATTTCAATCAAGCAAAAGACAAGTTGGAAGAGGATCAGATCCCATTCACAACCGCTCTTGA